In Juglans microcarpa x Juglans regia isolate MS1-56 chromosome 4S, Jm3101_v1.0, whole genome shotgun sequence, a single window of DNA contains:
- the LOC121263353 gene encoding uncharacterized protein LOC121263353, producing MSAIAISHAISSPNSLCVRKLMTRTRPGNGILFSSIDSIPTWRSYHSLRPQSRFFRIPYGSSKRSSVFTGSKPLSPVMEWQDCTVKMELDVPISVAYNCYSDREAIPRWMPFISSVKILEDKPDLSRWSLKYEAFDRDFEFSWLARNMQPIPNQKIHWRSLEGLPNRGAVRFYPKGPSSCIVELTVSYEVPQILVPVASALQPLLQRLLRSGLERFATFVKSY from the exons ATGTCTGCAATCGCAATATCCCATGCCATTTCAAGCCCAAACTCTTTGTGTGTTAGAAAATTGATGACAAGAACAAGACCCGGAAACGGTATCCTGTTCAGCTCCATAGACAGCATACCCACTTGGAGAAGCTACCATTCTTTGAGACCGCAGTCTCGCTTCTTCAGAATCCCATATGGGTCCTCCAAGCGAAGCTCGGTTTTCACTGGCTCCAAGCCCCTTTCTCCCGTCATGGAATGGCAGGATTGCAC GGTTAAGATGGAACTTGATGTGCCTATTTCAGTTGCCTATAACTGTTACTCTGACCGTGAAGCCATTCCCCGTTGGATGCCATTCATTTCATCTGTAAAG ATATTGGAAGACAAGCCTGACCTATCTCGATGGTCACTGAAGTATGAAGCATTTGATCGTGATTTTGAATTCTCTTGGCTTGCCCGAAATATGCAG CCTATCCCAAATCAGAAAATCCATTGGAGATCTCTGGAAGGTCTTCCTAACAG AGGTGCTGTTCGATTTTATCCAAAAGGGCCTTCATCATGCATTGTAGAA CTGACAGTGTCATATGAAGTTCCTCAAATTTTAGTTCCAGTGGCATCG GCACTGCAACCTTTACTTCAACGCTTACTACGAAGTGGTTTGGAACGATTTGCAACTTTTGTGAAAAGCTACTAG
- the LOC121263351 gene encoding probable protein phosphatase 2C 49, giving the protein MVAEAEIVCQQSMTVLDVQYISASQTDIKGTDKVLDATLESSTLPFMPTTRSGSFADIGPRRYMEDEHIRIDDLSSHLGSVFKFPKQSAFYGVFDGHGGPEAAAYIRKNLIRLFFEDVDFPQTSEVDEVFLEDVENSLRKAFLLADLALADDCGVSSSSGTTALTALIFGRILLVANAGDCRTVLCRKGVAIDMSKDHRPIYPSERRRVEELGGYIEDGYLNGVLSVSRALGDWDLKFPHGSSSPLIADPEFQRMVLTEDDEFLIIGCDGIWDVMSSQQAVSLVRRGLRRHDDPEQCARDLVMEALRLNTFDNLTVIVVCFSSFDHWEPSLPWQPKLRRCSLSAEAICGLRSLLDGSASS; this is encoded by the exons ATGGTTGCTGAAGCAGAGATTGTATGCCAACAGAGCATGACTGTGTTGGACGTTCAGTATATCTCAGCCTCTCAAACG GATATTAAAGGCACGGACAAAGTTCTAGATGCAACTCTTGAATCTTCCACCCTGCCATTTATGCCCACTACCCGTTCTGGTAGCTTTGCTGACATTGGTCCTCGAAGATACATGGAAGATGAGCATATCCGTATAGATGATCTATCCTCGCACTTGGGATCAGTTTTTAAGTTTCCCAAACAAAGTGCCTTTTATGGG GTATTTGATGGTCATGGAGGACCTGAGGCAGCAGCTTATATAAGAAAGAATCTTATTAGACTCTTTTTTGAAGATGTCGACTTTCCGCAAACATCCGAAGTTGATGAAGTTTTCTTAGAGGATGTTGAGAACTCACTTCGGAAAGCATTTCTTCTTGCTGACCTGGCCTTAGCAGATGACTGTGGTGTGAGTAGTTCCTCAGGGACAACCGCTCTTACTGCTTTGATATTTGGAAG GATTCTCTTGGTTGCCAATGCTGGTGACTGCAGAACAGTTCTCTGCCGGAAAGGAGTGGCAATTGATATGTCTAAAGACCACAGACCCATTTATCCATCAGAAAGGAGGCGAGTTGAGGAGTTGGGTGGTTACATTGAGGACGGGTATCTCAATGGTGTTTTATCAGTTAGTCGAGCCTTGGGGGACTGGGATCTGAAGTTCCCTCATGGTTCTTCTTCCCCTCTCATTGCGGATCCAGAGTTCCAGCGGATGGTCCTAACTGAGGATGATGAATTCCTCATCATAGGGTGTGATGGAATTTGGGATGTGATGTCAAGCCAGCAGGCAGTTAGCCTTGTTCGTCGTGGGCTAAGGCGGCATGATGACCCAGAGCAGTGCGCAAGGGACCTTGTCATGGAAGCCTTGCGTCTCAATACATTTGACAATCTCACTGTGATTGTTGTATGCTTCTCTTCTTTTGATCACTGGGAGCCATCACTACCTTGGCAACCGAAGTTGAGGCGCTGTAGCCTCTCTGCAGAGGCCATTTGTGGCTTGAGGAGCTTGTTGGATGGCAGTGCCAGCAGTTGA